A DNA window from Paenibacillus andongensis contains the following coding sequences:
- the rplM gene encoding 50S ribosomal protein L13: MRTTYMAKPNEVERKWYIVDAAGQTLGRLASEVASIIRGKHKPEFTPHVDTGDFVVVINASQIKLTGKKMQNKMYYRHSLYQGGLKVTSAQDLLNSKPDRMIEFAVHGMLPKNRLGDSLKTKLKVYGGAEHPHQAQLPEVWNLRG; encoded by the coding sequence ATGCGCACCACATATATGGCTAAGCCAAATGAAGTTGAGCGTAAATGGTACATTGTTGACGCTGCAGGCCAAACACTTGGCCGTCTTGCAAGTGAAGTTGCTAGCATTATCCGCGGTAAGCACAAACCGGAGTTCACTCCACACGTAGATACTGGCGATTTCGTTGTTGTTATCAATGCTTCCCAAATTAAGCTAACAGGTAAGAAAATGCAAAACAAAATGTACTACCGTCACTCTTTATACCAAGGTGGTTTAAAAGTGACTTCTGCTCAGGATCTGTTGAACAGCAAACCTGATCGCATGATCGAGTTTGCCGTACACGGTATGCTTCCTAAGAACCGTCTTGGCGATAGCTTGAAAACTAAGCTTAAAGTCTACGGTGGAGCAGAGCACCCGCACCAAGCACAACTACCAGAAGTCTGGAATCTTCGCGGTTAA
- the rpsI gene encoding 30S ribosomal protein S9 — protein MAQVQYYGTGRRKHSVARVRLVPGEGRIIINKRDLDEYFGLETLKLIVKQPLTLTETVGKYDVLVLANGGGISGQAGAIRHGISRALLKADPEYRGSLKKAGFLTRDSRMKERKKYGLKAARRAPQFSKR, from the coding sequence GTGGCACAAGTTCAATATTATGGAACGGGTCGTCGTAAACACTCGGTAGCGCGTGTGCGCTTAGTACCGGGTGAAGGACGCATCATTATCAATAAACGTGATCTAGATGAGTATTTCGGTCTAGAAACGTTGAAACTGATCGTTAAACAACCATTGACATTAACTGAGACTGTCGGTAAATACGATGTTCTAGTTCTTGCAAATGGTGGTGGAATCAGCGGACAAGCTGGAGCAATTCGTCACGGTATTTCCCGTGCATTGCTGAAAGCAGATCCGGAATACCGTGGATCCTTGAAAAAAGCAGGATTCTTAACACGTGATTCCCGTATGAAAGAGCGTAAAAAATATGGATTGAAAGCCGCTCGTCGCGCTCCTCAATTCTCCAAACGTTAA
- the truA gene encoding tRNA pseudouridine(38-40) synthase TruA produces MRNLRFTISYDGTAYSGFQIQPKADTIQYRLEQAVFMLTGERVKVISSGRTDAGVHAKAQVINFITNSKIPVERWCLALNARLPRDIVAHTAEEVLPSFHSRKAAKRKTYCFSIRSARFPDVFHRNYEYHHPTHLNVEAMREALPCLLGEHDFTSFCTVRTDKEVKVRTLYEVRLETETDELSTTGKIARIRLIVTGNGFLYNMVRIIAGTLIQIGEGKRPSSDMQRILEARDRSQAGPTAEAMGLTLWRVDY; encoded by the coding sequence TTGAGAAATCTACGCTTTACCATAAGTTATGATGGGACTGCTTATTCAGGTTTTCAGATTCAGCCTAAAGCAGACACGATTCAATACCGTTTAGAACAGGCTGTTTTCATGTTGACTGGTGAGAGGGTGAAAGTCATCTCATCCGGGCGTACAGATGCCGGTGTACATGCGAAAGCACAAGTTATTAATTTCATCACGAATTCGAAGATTCCAGTGGAGCGTTGGTGTTTAGCTCTCAATGCTAGACTCCCCAGAGATATCGTCGCACATACCGCGGAAGAAGTCCTTCCTTCCTTTCATTCTCGCAAAGCCGCGAAACGCAAAACATATTGCTTTTCAATTCGCTCGGCGCGCTTCCCTGATGTCTTTCACCGCAACTATGAATACCATCATCCTACGCATTTGAATGTGGAAGCCATGAGAGAGGCGCTCCCTTGCTTGCTAGGTGAGCATGATTTTACTTCGTTTTGTACGGTGAGAACAGATAAGGAAGTAAAGGTGAGAACCCTCTACGAGGTACGTCTGGAGACGGAAACTGACGAGTTATCTACGACGGGGAAGATCGCCCGAATACGGTTAATCGTAACAGGTAATGGTTTCCTTTATAACATGGTTAGGATCATCGCAGGAACGTTGATTCAGATTGGAGAAGGTAAGAGACCAAGCAGCGATATGCAGCGAATTCTTGAAGCTAGAGACCGGTCTCAAGCAGGTCCTACGGCCGAAGCTATGGGTTTAACGTTATGGAGAGTCGACTATTAA
- the rplQ gene encoding 50S ribosomal protein L17 — MNYRKLNRDSSNRKALFRDLVTDLFIHERIQTTEAKAKEIRSIAEKLITLAKRGDLHARRQVAAFVRREAADENQDAIQKLFSDLATRYSERPGGYTRILKLGPRRGDAAPMVYLELVDRA, encoded by the coding sequence ATGAACTACAGAAAGTTGAACCGCGATTCCAGTAATCGTAAAGCATTATTCCGTGATCTGGTTACAGATCTGTTCATACATGAACGCATCCAAACTACAGAAGCAAAAGCAAAAGAAATTCGTTCCATCGCTGAGAAGTTAATCACTCTTGCGAAGCGCGGAGATCTTCACGCACGCCGTCAGGTTGCTGCTTTTGTTCGTAGAGAAGCTGCTGATGAGAATCAAGATGCGATTCAAAAACTGTTCTCTGATTTGGCTACTCGTTACTCCGAGCGTCCAGGTGGATACACACGTATCCTTAAACTGGGACCACGCCGCGGTGACGCAGCACCAATGGTTTACCTAGAACTAGTAGATCGCGCATAA